The genomic DNA CGTCTTCGTGAACGGTACGGCTCACATTCGAGGTGTCGCTGATTTTCTCCACTTCGGACGCCAGTACGGCGAAGTGTACGCTGGCACCGCGCAAGTGCGCGGCATCGATGCCTATCGATGGAGCGCGTGCGCGAACACGAGCCTCGGCGGGAATATGAGCGTCGACTGGTACTTCTCTTCGGCGAATTGGTCGTCGCCGTACGCCCGACcgttgcgcgtcgtcgtcgaaggcgtcgaTCCGTCACGAGGTCGGAACGCGAGCGGGAGTCCACTTCCGCCGCACTATTTCAAACATTCGTACGATTTCATTAATTTCGAAGCCGGCTCGCCAGATCCGACTGTTTTTCAAATTCCGCCGGGAACATTTTGCTCTGGAAGTCGACCGGCAAAATATTTGCCGCCAGTGCCTGACAGATTTTCAGCGCGTTACGAGTTCATTACGAACAGGAGCATCTCCTACCACAACGTAAGATCTATATAGGTTTGAAGAATGATAAATCTcgaatatttcttttttaggaatTTTTTGATCCAAAGGGAGAGATTATGTTTATGGATGGATTTCGTGGTCGCGGCGGTCGGCGTAATCGTTTGCCCGGAGTCCATTCGGTTTATCAGGACTTAAACCTAGGTTTGGCGTACGTGTTTGCCAATACGTCTGACTGTCTGGTTGTCAACATTTCGTCCTTGACCTACAAGCATTATCCTATAGAGCATTTCTGGACTGTTCCGTCCGAATCCGAACCATCTCACCTGAGCCTCAGAACGATTCGAGAAATGTGGGGATTTTCCAACAACGTCACGTACATTGGAACGCGTACTGTTAACAACGTCATCTGCGACGTCTGGCAGGAGGAGAGAGGCCATGGGAACTTTACAATGGTCTTTGAAATATCATTCTCAAAACCGTCTCTTGCATATAGACTCTTTCCAGACACTCCTCCTGAATATCAGGTGCCGGTTCTAATGGAAACGTACCCAAAGCGTACGACTGGATTCAATTTTCATCGTTTTGTTAATCTCTTTGATGTGAACTTCTCTCCACCGAAACCGCAGATTAATCTGCTTAATTGCTATAAGCGTTTCAAGACGGTTTGGTTTCTTGTGCAAGTTCCGTACGGCAATGTCACAAAGAACTTGGAGGAATTCAAAAGCAGCGTTGTTTCAAGTCTTTATTCATTTGCCAAAGTTCATCAATCAAGACTGACAAACGTCCAGGTAATAAGAACCAGATCACATACTGTGATATTCTCTGAAATTGTCAGTATAGGCCATTCAAAACAACGAAGACAACAAAATGACTATAGTTCAATGTACCGTTCTTGACAAACCGGGTGTTCCCACGTACCAAGACACGGGAGATTCCATCGATGCTGCTGTGGCCAACTTGAAAACGGCGATCAACAGTCGTCAAGGAGTAAAGATATCTTTTGGGAACGATACCTTTTCCGTTGTGCGCCGTTCCTTTATCACCAGCCCGTTTTTCTTTCCAACAACGAGTCAGCCTGGACCACCGTCTACATCTTCCGCTTCTCCGAACACGAGTCAGCCTGGACCACCGTCTACATCTTCCGCTTCTCCGTCTCCTCCGGCGACAA from Oscarella lobularis chromosome 11, ooOscLobu1.1, whole genome shotgun sequence includes the following:
- the LOC136193342 gene encoding uncharacterized protein, yielding MALRRLVAATFLTLATCEAFVCVLPNPSPNPPALPQLPDHFTTEVEGNIENRGYTVNVVEYYDGPNDRGRLDISGARGADRTLIYTFADMQYFQINKSRVPGSTSNVCTAHTISPNAPFNPFAPVFVNGTAHIRGVADFLHFGRQYGEVYAGTAQVRGIDAYRWSACANTSLGGNMSVDWYFSSANWSSPYARPLRVVVEGVDPSRGRNASGSPLPPHYFKHSYDFINFEAGSPDPTVFQIPPGTFCSGSRPAKYLPPVPDRFSARYEFITNRSISYHNEFFDPKGEIMFMDGFRGRGGRRNRLPGVHSVYQDLNLGLAYVFANTSDCLVVNISSLTYKHYPIEHFWTVPSESEPSHLSLRTIREMWGFSNNVTYIGTRTVNNVICDVWQEERGHGNFTMVFEISFSKPSLAYRLFPDTPPEYQVPVLMETYPKRTTGFNFHRFVNLFDVNFSPPKPQINLLNCYKRFKTVWFLVQVPYGNVTKNLEEFKSSVVSSLYSFAKVHQSRLTNVQAIQNNEDNKMTIVQCTVLDKPGVPTYQDTGDSIDAAVANLKTAINSRQGVKISFGNDTFSVVRRSFITSPFFFPTTSQPGPPSTSSASPNTSQPGPPSTSSASPSPPATRPRPSTLSQIPTSQRPGSGSSQRYSAGIMAGVSVAMLVSGIVIGALVIYVLMKRQRGPFQYKSDDL